CGTGGTGTGAATATTCTTGCTGATGCAGTTAAAGTTACTTTAGGTCCAAAAGGTCGTAATGTTGTTTTAGATAAATCATACGGTGCTCCATTAATTACAAAAGATGGTGTATCTGTGGCACGAGAAGTCGAATTAGAAGATAAATTCGAGAACATGGGTGCACAAATGGTTAAAGAAGTTGCATCAAAAGCGAACGATGCAGCTGGTGATGGTACAACTACTGCTACAGTATTAGCTCAAGCAATTGTTAACGAAGGTTTAAAAGCCGTTGCAGCAGGCATGAATCCAATGGATTTAAAACGCGGTATTGATAAAGCGGTTATTGCTGCGGTAGAAGAACTTAAAAAATTATCTTCTCCTTGTGCTGACTCTAAGGCTATTGCACAAGTAGGAACGATTTCTGCTAACTCAGATGAAACTGTTGGTAGTTTAATTGCACAAGCAATGGAAAAAGTTGGTAAAGAAGGCGTTATTACTGTTGAAGATGGTACTGGTCTACAAGATGAACTTGATGTTGTTGAAGGTATGCAGTTTGACCGTGGCTATTTATCACCATATTTCATTAACAAACCAGAAACAGCAACAGTTGAACTAGATAGCCCTTATATTCTACTTGTTGATAAAAAAATATCTAATATCCGTGAATTGTTACCTGTGCTTGAAGCTGTTGCTAAAGCAGGTAAATCATTATTAATTATCGCTGAAGATGTTGAAGGTGAAGCACTAGCAACATTAGTGGTTAATACCATGCGTGGTATTGTTAAAGTTGCTGCGGTAAAAGCACCTGGTTTTGGTGATCGTCGCAAAGCAATGTTACAAGATATTGCTATTTTAACAGCGGGTACTGTTATTTCTGAAGAAATTGGTCTAGAACTTGAAAAAGCAACACTTGAAGATTTAGGACAAGCAAAACGTGTAGTTATTAATAAAGACAATACAACTGTTATTGATGGTGTAGGTGAAGAATCTTTAATTAATGCTCGTGTTGAACAAATTCGTAAACAAATTGAAGAGTCAACTTCTGACTATGATAAAGAAAAACTTCAAGAACGTGTAGCTAAATTAGCTGGCGGTGTTGCTGTTATTAAAGTTGGTGCAGCAACTGAAGTTGAAATGAAAGAGAAAAAAGCGCGTGTTGAAGATGCACTACATGCAACCCGTGCAGCCGTTGAAGAAGGTGTTGTTGCAGGCGGTGGTGTTGCTTTAGTTCGTGCGGCTAGTGCGATTACATCACTTAAAGGTGATAATGAAGATCAAAACGTAGGTATCAAAGTTGCACTACGTGCTATGGAAGCACCATTGCGTCAAATCGTAACTAACTGTGGTGAAGAAGCCTCTGTTGTTGCTAATTCAGTAAAAGCAGGCCAAGGTAACTATGGTTATAACGCATCAACCGAAGAATATGGTGATATGATTGCAATGGGTATTTTGGATCCAACAAAAGTTACTCGTAGTGCATTACAATATGCTGCATCAGTAGCTGGCTTAATGATTACCACTGAATGCATGATTTCAGAATTACCTAAAGAAGACAAAGCTGATTTAGGTGCTGCTGGAATGGGTGGCATGGGTGGTATGGGCGGAATGATGTAATTCACGCACACGCAATATACTCAAAAAAAATGAAAACCACTCTAACATGAGTGGTTTTTTTATTTAGCTAACTTCATCTTTAAAATTCAGTAAGACAAAAATTATTTTTTAGTTATGAATTATTGTTTAGTCGTCAAAATAGTATTAATTTTACTT
Above is a genomic segment from Frischella perrara containing:
- the groL gene encoding chaperonin GroEL (60 kDa chaperone family; promotes refolding of misfolded polypeptides especially under stressful conditions; forms two stacked rings of heptamers to form a barrel-shaped 14mer; ends can be capped by GroES; misfolded proteins enter the barrel where they are refolded when GroES binds), with translation MAAKEVKFGDDARTKMLRGVNILADAVKVTLGPKGRNVVLDKSYGAPLITKDGVSVAREVELEDKFENMGAQMVKEVASKANDAAGDGTTTATVLAQAIVNEGLKAVAAGMNPMDLKRGIDKAVIAAVEELKKLSSPCADSKAIAQVGTISANSDETVGSLIAQAMEKVGKEGVITVEDGTGLQDELDVVEGMQFDRGYLSPYFINKPETATVELDSPYILLVDKKISNIRELLPVLEAVAKAGKSLLIIAEDVEGEALATLVVNTMRGIVKVAAVKAPGFGDRRKAMLQDIAILTAGTVISEEIGLELEKATLEDLGQAKRVVINKDNTTVIDGVGEESLINARVEQIRKQIEESTSDYDKEKLQERVAKLAGGVAVIKVGAATEVEMKEKKARVEDALHATRAAVEEGVVAGGGVALVRAASAITSLKGDNEDQNVGIKVALRAMEAPLRQIVTNCGEEASVVANSVKAGQGNYGYNASTEEYGDMIAMGILDPTKVTRSALQYAASVAGLMITTECMISELPKEDKADLGAAGMGGMGGMGGMM